The following are encoded together in the Lagopus muta isolate bLagMut1 chromosome 7, bLagMut1 primary, whole genome shotgun sequence genome:
- the POMGNT2 gene encoding protein O-linked-mannose beta-1,4-N-acetylglucosaminyltransferase 2: protein MNIAAVFNALLVSVLATVLWKYIKLREHAFMVEEELVLMRQSQELSQVQIDYHAALQTLLEDGTRMVCTGRMHTDRICRFESLCYSTEAEEFIYFHSNSSVMLPNLGSRRFQPALLDLSSVEDHNTQYFNFVELPAAALKFMPKPVFVPDVALIANRFNPDNLMHVFHDDLLPIYYTMQQFTDLDPETRLFFMEGWSEGVHFDLYKLLSNKQPLLREQLKTLGRLLCFTKSYVGLSKITTWYQYGFVQPQGPKANILVSGNEIRQFTKFMMEKLNVSLEESTSEEYIVVFSRTINRLILNEAELILALAQEFQMKTITVSLEEHSFSDIVRLISNASMLVSMHGAQLVMSLFLPRGATVVELFPYAINPEHYTPYKTLATLPGMDLQYIAWQNTAREDTITYPDRPWDQGGIAHLDKAEQERIIKSTEVPRHLCCRNPEWLFRAYQDTKVDIPSLIHVIRQTVKSKPGTKKKWSGSLYPGKVRDARCQASVQGTSEARLSVSWQVPWNLKYLKVREVKYEVWIQEQGENTYMPYILSHQNHTFSENIKPFTIYLVWIRCIFNKNLLGPFADVLLCST, encoded by the coding sequence ATGAACATAGCAGCTGTGTTTAATGCCCTGCTCGTGTCTGTCCTCGCTACGGTGCTGTGGAAATACATCAAACTACGAGAGCATGCCTTCATGGTCGAAGAGGAGCTGGTCCTCATGCGCCAGTCCCAGGAGCTCTCTCAGGTTCAGATTGACTACCATGCAGCTCTCCAGACCCTGCTGGAGGATGGCACTAGGATGGTGTGCACTGGCAGGATGCACACCGACCGCATCTGCCGCTTTGAGTCCCTTTGCTACTCAACCGAGGCTGAGGAGTTCATCTATTTCCACAGCAACTCCTCGGTCATGCTGCCCAACCTGGGCTCCCGTAGGTTCCAGCCAGCTCTGCTCGACCTTTCCTCTGTGGAAGATCACAACACCCAGTACTTCAACTTTGTGGAGCTGCCCGCTGCTGCGCTGAAGTTTATGCCAAAGCCAGTCTTCGTGCCTGACGTGGCACTGATTGCTAACAGGTTCAACCCGGATAACTTGATGCACGTCTTTCACGACGACCTCCTTCCCATCTATTACACCATGCAGCAGTTCACTGATTTAGATCCGGAGACACGGCTCTTCTTCATGGAAGGGTGGAGTGAAGGTGTTCATTTTGACCTCTACAAGTTATTGAGTAACAAGCAACCGCTCCTCAGGGAGCAGCTGAAAACCCTGGGCAGGCTCCTATGCTTTACCAAATCCTACGTGGGACTGTCCAAAATCACCACCTGGTACCAGTATGGATTTGTCCAGCCACAAGGGCCGAAGGCTAACATCTTGGTTTCTGGTAACGAGATCAGGCAGTTCACCAAATTCATGATGGAGAAGCTGAACGTCAGCTTGGAAGAAAGCACCAGTGAGGAATACATCGTCGTGTTCAGTCGAACAATCAACAGACTTATCCTAAATGAGGCAGAACTAATCCTGGCCCTCGCCCAGGAGTTTCAGATGAAAACCATTACGGTCTCTCTGGAGGagcattcattttctgacaTCGTCCGGCTGATCAGCAATGCGTCCATGCTGGTCAGCATGCATGGGGCCCAATTAGTGATGTCTCTCTTCCTGCCAAGAGGTGCCACGGTGGTGGAGCTCTTTCCTTATGCCATCAACCCTGAACATTATACCCCTTACAAAACCCTGGCAACGCTTCCTGGCATGGACCTGCAGTACATTGCCTGGCAGAACACTGCCAGGGAAGACACCATTACCTACCCGGATAGACCTTGGGATCAGGGTGGGATTGCACATCTCGACAAAGCTGAGCAAGAGCGCATCATTAAGAGCACAGAGGTGCCGCGGCATCTGTGCTGCCGCAACCCTGAGTGGCTGTTCCGTGCCTACCAGGACACGAAGGTGGACATCCCTTCCCTCATCCATGTCATCAGGCAGACTGTGAAGTCTAAGCCCGGGACTAAGAAGAAGTGGTCTGGTAGCCTCTACCCTGGCAAAGTGAGGGATGCCAGGTGTCAGGCCTCTGTCCAGGGCACGAGTGAAGCTAGGCTTTCTGTGTCCTGGCAGGTACCCTGGAACCTTAAGTACCTGAAGGTCAGAGAAGTGAAATATGAAGTGTGGATACAAGAGCAAGGGGAAAACACCTACATGCCTTATATATTGTCCCATCAGAATCACACCTTCTCAGAAAACATTAAGCCCTTCACAATATACCTGGTGTGGATACGCTGCATCTTCAACAAAAATCTCTTGGGACCTTTTGCAGATGTGCTCTTGTGTAGTACATAA